From Polyangium spumosum, a single genomic window includes:
- a CDS encoding methyltransferase, translating to MITPDAVERALHELFIAAAGTKLRREDQKKSIEVAALLGEIERHHKDALVVDAAAGKAYVGLVGAALLGFSRVHVIEREASRIAACEAAAARLGRKIELRLAAGDVGDASLWPEAPDVVVALHACGPATDTILDAASHAGARWMYVVPCCYAASVPFAAAAEAKAEAVGIPRQAEVRRRFVMSLVDAERALRLEAAGYEVTITAFVPPTVTPHNLLFRARRVREPGRMREAAARLERLRA from the coding sequence ATGATCACGCCAGATGCCGTCGAGCGAGCCCTGCACGAGCTCTTCATCGCCGCAGCAGGCACGAAGCTCCGGCGCGAGGACCAGAAGAAGTCCATCGAGGTGGCCGCGTTGCTCGGCGAGATCGAGCGTCACCACAAAGATGCCCTCGTCGTGGACGCGGCCGCGGGCAAGGCGTACGTGGGGCTCGTCGGCGCCGCGCTGCTCGGGTTCTCCCGGGTCCACGTGATCGAGCGCGAGGCCTCGCGCATCGCAGCATGCGAGGCCGCGGCCGCGCGGCTCGGAAGGAAGATCGAGCTCCGGCTCGCGGCAGGCGACGTCGGCGACGCGTCGCTCTGGCCCGAGGCGCCGGACGTCGTGGTCGCGCTGCACGCTTGTGGCCCGGCGACGGACACGATCCTCGACGCGGCGAGCCACGCGGGGGCCAGGTGGATGTACGTGGTGCCGTGTTGTTACGCGGCGAGCGTGCCGTTCGCGGCGGCAGCCGAGGCGAAGGCCGAAGCCGTCGGGATCCCGCGGCAAGCCGAGGTGCGGCGGCGGTTCGTGATGTCGCTGGTCGACGCGGAACGCGCGCTGCGGCTCGAAGCGGCGGGGTACGAGGTGACGATCACGGCCTTCGTCCCCCCCACCGTGACCCCGCACAACTTGCTCTTTCGCGCGCGGCGCGTGCGCGAGCCTGGGCGCATGCGCGAGGCCGCGGCGCGGCTCGAGCGGCTGAGGGCGTAG
- a CDS encoding lysophospholipid acyltransferase family protein, producing the protein MSDHDSSSGRTSLAALSSAVRFVVGFTLVAVASTLTLLLALLLLPFRVLRIKLCNYYGKIVGYSITRIAGVTPVLHHGERIKQAHPAIYVANHTSTLDAFLSIWLCPVGGCGVMKKEVLRIPFFGQLYLLSGHLWLDRANKGSAIAAMSGIARTVKKHGLSIWIMPEGTRSRDGRLRPLKLGFVHLAIATGLPVVPVVLHGVHKNWVKHTLYVQPTTVDIEVLPPIDTSAWRAESAREHAAEVFEVFVEKLREDQKPLPGVPAVAEKERGEPAAA; encoded by the coding sequence ATGTCGGACCATGATTCCTCGTCGGGGCGAACATCCCTCGCCGCGCTCTCCTCGGCCGTTCGGTTCGTCGTCGGCTTCACGCTCGTCGCGGTGGCGTCGACGCTGACCCTGCTGCTCGCGCTCCTCCTCCTGCCGTTCCGCGTCCTTCGCATCAAGCTTTGCAATTATTACGGCAAGATCGTCGGGTATTCGATCACGCGAATCGCGGGCGTCACGCCCGTCCTCCACCACGGCGAGCGAATCAAGCAGGCGCACCCCGCCATTTACGTCGCGAATCACACCTCCACGCTCGACGCGTTCCTCTCGATCTGGCTCTGCCCGGTGGGCGGGTGTGGCGTGATGAAAAAGGAGGTCCTCCGGATCCCCTTCTTCGGCCAGCTCTACCTGCTCTCGGGGCACCTGTGGCTCGATCGGGCGAACAAGGGCTCGGCCATCGCGGCGATGTCCGGCATCGCGAGGACGGTGAAGAAACACGGGCTTTCCATCTGGATCATGCCCGAGGGCACGCGCAGCCGCGACGGGCGGCTCCGGCCGCTCAAGCTCGGCTTCGTGCACCTCGCGATCGCCACGGGCCTGCCCGTCGTGCCGGTCGTCCTGCACGGCGTGCACAAGAACTGGGTGAAACACACGCTCTACGTGCAGCCCACCACCGTGGACATCGAGGTCCTGCCGCCGATCGACACGTCCGCATGGCGCGCGGAGTCGGCGCGGGAGCACGCCGCCGAGGTGTTCGAGGTCTTCGTGGAGAAGCTGCGCGAGGATCAGAAGCCGCTGCCGGGCGTGCCGGCGGTGGCGGAGAAGGAGAGGGGCGAGCCGGCCGCGGCTTGA